A section of the Rhodobacteraceae bacterium M382 genome encodes:
- a CDS encoding site-2 protease family protein, whose amino-acid sequence MVWSFPVGRILGSELRIHVTFFLLLAWVGFAAYSDQGMAAAVENIAFVLALFACVVAHEFGHALAARRYGIRTPDITLLPIGGLARLERMPENPKQEIVVALAGPMVNVVIWVVLLLAGAGIDLNDLAHIDSTGPGFLARLALVNVFLAVFNMIPAFPMDGGRVFRAVLCLTMDRVRATRIAATAGQLVAVLLGFAGLSTGNPVLVLVAVFVFVAANAESQDVAMRSVARRLVARDAMITAFQALTPEDTLDIATGAVIRTTQHEFPVLDPQGALVGFVTRDRLFAALAQNEPRHALVRSIMQTDIPVVALGAGLETVLDALHNGAPAVAVHTAGGQMIGYITRENVGELMVIRGR is encoded by the coding sequence ATGGTCTGGTCCTTCCCGGTTGGCAGGATTCTGGGGTCAGAGTTGCGGATCCATGTCACCTTTTTTCTTCTCTTGGCCTGGGTCGGTTTTGCCGCCTATTCAGATCAAGGCATGGCTGCGGCGGTTGAAAACATCGCCTTTGTGCTGGCCCTGTTTGCCTGTGTCGTGGCCCATGAATTCGGTCATGCGCTGGCGGCGCGGCGCTATGGCATTCGAACCCCGGATATTACCTTGTTGCCCATTGGCGGATTGGCCCGGCTGGAACGGATGCCGGAAAACCCCAAACAGGAAATCGTCGTCGCGCTGGCCGGGCCGATGGTCAATGTCGTGATCTGGGTTGTGCTTTTGTTGGCGGGCGCCGGTATCGATTTGAACGACCTGGCCCACATCGACAGCACCGGTCCAGGGTTCCTCGCACGGCTGGCGCTGGTCAATGTATTCCTTGCCGTTTTCAACATGATTCCCGCTTTTCCCATGGATGGCGGCCGGGTATTTCGCGCTGTTTTATGTCTGACGATGGATCGGGTGCGCGCCACACGCATTGCCGCCACTGCCGGTCAGTTGGTTGCTGTCTTGCTGGGGTTTGCCGGGCTCAGCACCGGTAACCCGGTTCTGGTTCTGGTGGCGGTCTTTGTTTTTGTTGCCGCCAACGCCGAAAGTCAGGACGTTGCGATGCGCTCGGTTGCGCGTCGCCTGGTGGCACGGGATGCGATGATCACGGCCTTTCAGGCCCTGACCCCCGAAGACACGCTGGACATCGCCACAGGCGCTGTGATCCGCACCACCCAGCACGAATTCCCCGTGCTTGATCCACAGGGCGCGCTTGTCGGGTTTGTCACACGCGACCGCCTGTTTGCTGCACTGGCCCAGAACGAACCCCGCCATGCGCTGGTTCGTTCAATCATGCAGACCGATATCCCTGTTGTCGCGCTGGGCGCAGGGTTGGAAACCGTTCTGGATGCGCTTCACAACGGTGCTCCGGCCGTGGCCGTCCATACCGCAGGTGGGCAAATGATCGGCTATATCACCCGAGAAAATGTTGGTGAGCTGATGGTGATCCGAGGCCGATAA
- a CDS encoding acyl-CoA dehydrogenase family protein yields the protein MIPTIAEDERAVINQIDRFCSKVLAPKAAQLDEESLFAGLHLPAMADLGVLGMNLPEEFGGIALSGPALYCAIEAIAGACGSTASMLTAHFLATDSILLGGDPDLKNRVLPDAAAGRTLGAFALTEPQAGSNPADMSTTAIREGDGYRIKGAKCFISNAGAADFIVVYAKTDPSAGGRGVSAFVVDPKVTDGVTISPNERTMGLKGGHVFGISLECWVPVCNRLGAEGTGFRTAMKVLDNGRIEVAAQATGIADAALKAAISYAKDRQVGGHPIADFQGLQWMLADSATDLAAARALAMQAAAKRGTGERYSTESAHAKLFATEAAWRIADRALQIHGGYGYTRDFPLERYLRDLRIFRIYEGSSEIQRTIIARGLLS from the coding sequence ATGATCCCTACAATCGCCGAAGATGAACGTGCCGTGATAAACCAAATCGACCGGTTTTGTTCCAAAGTCCTGGCCCCCAAGGCCGCCCAACTGGACGAAGAGAGCCTGTTTGCTGGCCTGCATTTGCCCGCCATGGCAGATCTGGGAGTGTTGGGCATGAACCTGCCCGAAGAATTCGGAGGCATCGCCCTGTCCGGCCCCGCGCTTTACTGTGCAATTGAAGCGATTGCCGGTGCTTGCGGGTCGACCGCGTCGATGTTGACCGCACATTTCCTGGCCACGGATTCAATCCTGTTGGGTGGCGATCCTGACCTGAAAAACCGGGTTCTACCAGATGCCGCAGCAGGCAGGACCCTGGGTGCGTTTGCCTTGACCGAACCGCAGGCCGGATCCAATCCCGCGGATATGTCCACCACCGCCATTCGGGAGGGCGACGGGTATCGCATCAAAGGGGCCAAATGTTTCATCTCCAACGCTGGAGCTGCCGATTTTATTGTGGTCTACGCAAAAACTGACCCCTCTGCCGGAGGTCGCGGCGTCAGCGCCTTTGTTGTCGACCCAAAGGTCACCGATGGCGTCACGATCAGCCCCAATGAACGTACCATGGGGCTAAAAGGCGGGCATGTGTTCGGCATCTCCCTGGAGTGTTGGGTGCCGGTTTGCAATCGGTTGGGAGCCGAAGGCACCGGTTTTCGGACCGCCATGAAAGTGCTCGATAATGGTCGGATCGAAGTGGCCGCCCAGGCCACCGGCATTGCAGATGCCGCCCTGAAGGCCGCGATTTCCTATGCCAAGGATCGACAGGTCGGTGGCCACCCAATCGCTGACTTCCAGGGGTTGCAATGGATGCTGGCCGACAGCGCCACGGATCTCGCCGCTGCGCGAGCGCTGGCGATGCAGGCCGCCGCGAAACGGGGGACAGGAGAACGTTATTCGACCGAGTCGGCCCACGCCAAGTTATTTGCCACCGAGGCCGCCTGGCGGATTGCCGACAGGGCGTTACAGATCCACGGGGGCTATGGGTACACCCGGGACTTCCCGCTCGAGCGCTATCTGCGGGATCTGCGGATCTTTCGCATTTACGAAGGGTCTTCGGAAATCCAGCGCACGATCATTGCCCGCGGATTGTTGTCCTGA
- a CDS encoding CoA transferase — MEHSQSPSRPLTGVRILDFTRVLAGPYCTALMADLGAEVIKIESTHGDDYRHIGPFEQGESLLFQSLNRGKKSIVLDLKSPDGLATVKALLGECDVLVENYRPGVMDKLGLGFGTLEAEFPGLVYVSVSGFGQTGPNATKPAYDIIIQAMSGLMDVTGDPNGDPTMVGEAMADVAGGLFAAWGAMVALFDRSRTGKGRHVDVALYDGLMSMMPILACRTLMAGEAATRTGNRHPLSAPFGTYPAKDGHFAIAVLNDRLFARFCQVIGQPELTQEDRFATDSLRRLNEPALADRIDQWSSRLSAQSAVDQLSEAGIPAALIQTVSQAWSSPQAIERALASEVHHPTLGHLTVPEQPVHFNNAPRGNRSPAPALNADATAIRATLNTGAAQ; from the coding sequence ATGGAACATTCCCAATCGCCCAGCAGACCCTTGACCGGTGTACGCATTCTGGATTTCACCCGTGTTCTTGCGGGTCCATATTGTACCGCCTTGATGGCGGATCTAGGTGCCGAGGTGATCAAGATCGAATCCACCCATGGCGACGATTATCGACACATCGGGCCATTCGAACAGGGAGAGAGCCTGTTGTTCCAATCCCTGAACCGGGGCAAGAAATCCATTGTGCTGGATCTCAAATCGCCGGACGGATTGGCCACAGTCAAGGCGCTGCTTGGCGAATGCGACGTGCTGGTCGAAAATTATCGTCCGGGCGTCATGGACAAACTCGGCCTGGGGTTCGGGACGCTGGAGGCCGAATTTCCCGGTCTGGTCTATGTCTCGGTCTCGGGATTTGGTCAAACCGGGCCCAACGCCACCAAACCCGCCTATGACATAATCATTCAAGCCATGAGCGGGCTGATGGACGTGACCGGAGATCCGAACGGTGATCCCACCATGGTCGGGGAGGCAATGGCCGATGTTGCCGGTGGCCTGTTTGCAGCCTGGGGCGCAATGGTGGCCCTGTTTGACCGCAGCCGCACTGGCAAGGGACGCCATGTGGACGTGGCGCTGTATGACGGGTTGATGTCCATGATGCCGATCCTGGCCTGCCGCACCCTGATGGCCGGAGAGGCGGCGACGCGAACCGGCAACCGTCATCCATTGTCGGCACCTTTTGGCACCTACCCTGCCAAGGACGGACATTTTGCGATTGCCGTGCTGAATGACCGGTTGTTTGCCAGGTTCTGTCAGGTGATCGGTCAGCCCGAGCTCACCCAGGAGGATAGGTTTGCCACCGACTCGTTGCGCCGTTTAAATGAACCGGCCCTGGCCGACCGGATCGACCAATGGTCCAGCCGGCTTTCAGCCCAATCCGCCGTGGATCAGTTGTCAGAAGCAGGCATTCCCGCTGCCCTGATCCAAACCGTTTCCCAGGCCTGGAGTTCCCCTCAGGCGATCGAAAGAGCGCTGGCCTCAGAGGTGCACCATCCGACCCTGGGCCACCTGACGGTCCCGGAGCAACCTGTTCACTTCAACAACGCCCCCCGAGGCAACCGCAGCCCAGCCCCAGCCCTGAACGCCGATGCCACCGCAATCCGTGCCACTCTCAACACAGGAGCCGCCCAATGA
- a CDS encoding LysR family transcriptional regulator, with protein sequence MRPIPITLRHLDYVIATADTGSTAAAARALNVSQPSVSLAIAKVEAHLGRALFARNTGQGVGLTSFGEHKLGEFRTLRSQAIETLSGEDRQRSVLTLGVFSTLGPRYAPGLVRGFLDDHPTADVRLLEADLETLAQWLDSGQIDVALIYEFGLPSTLELIPLADVRPYGVVSQSHRLAERSSVSLAELLQDPLILMNLPHSRAYFLSLAQVQGITPTIAYETGSVEMLRAMVANGLGVGVLATDIPHHTAYDQTPIVRLPLTGHLAPHRIALARSGRLRPSSLTTAFCRYTRRVFVA encoded by the coding sequence ATGAGACCTATACCCATAACATTGCGCCACCTCGACTATGTCATTGCCACGGCCGACACTGGCAGCACTGCGGCCGCAGCCAGGGCGCTGAATGTATCGCAACCATCGGTTTCTCTGGCGATTGCCAAAGTGGAGGCGCATCTGGGGCGCGCGCTGTTTGCGCGCAACACAGGCCAGGGAGTGGGGCTGACTTCGTTCGGAGAACACAAGCTGGGCGAGTTTCGGACCCTGCGGTCGCAGGCCATCGAAACGCTGAGCGGGGAAGATCGTCAGCGTTCGGTTCTGACGCTGGGTGTGTTTTCAACTCTGGGGCCGCGCTATGCACCCGGGTTGGTTCGCGGATTTTTGGACGACCACCCAACGGCCGACGTGCGGTTGCTGGAGGCGGATCTGGAAACCTTGGCCCAATGGCTGGACAGCGGTCAGATTGATGTGGCGTTGATCTATGAATTCGGGCTGCCATCAACGCTGGAACTGATCCCTTTGGCCGATGTACGCCCCTATGGAGTCGTATCTCAGAGCCACCGTTTGGCCGAACGTTCCAGTGTCAGTTTGGCGGAGCTGTTGCAGGATCCGCTTATCCTGATGAATTTGCCACACAGTCGGGCCTATTTTCTGTCCCTGGCTCAGGTGCAGGGGATCACCCCGACCATCGCGTATGAAACCGGATCGGTCGAGATGCTGCGTGCAATGGTGGCAAACGGATTGGGGGTTGGGGTGCTGGCGACCGATATTCCCCATCACACCGCCTACGATCAAACTCCGATCGTGCGCCTGCCTCTAACGGGGCACCTGGCACCGCACCGTATCGCATTGGCCAGGTCCGGACGTCTGCGCCCCAGCAGCCTGACAACCGCATTCTGCCGCTACACGCGGCGTGTGTTCGTTGCCTAG
- the ssb gene encoding single-stranded DNA-binding protein — translation MAGSVNKVIIVGNLGRDPEVRSFQNGGKVCNLRIATSENWKDRNTGERRERTEWHSVAIFSEPLARIAEQYLRKGSKVYIEGQLETRKWQDQSGQDRYSTEVVLRPYRGELTLLDGRGGDQSGGGGYGGGQGGGQGGSYGGGDSGGYGAPQGDPYGGGGQQSATARGGPAHNIDDDEIPF, via the coding sequence ATGGCCGGCTCAGTTAACAAAGTCATCATCGTGGGCAATCTGGGGCGTGACCCGGAAGTGCGCAGTTTCCAGAACGGCGGCAAAGTCTGCAACCTGCGTATTGCCACGTCAGAGAACTGGAAAGATCGCAACACCGGCGAACGGCGCGAACGGACCGAATGGCATTCAGTCGCAATTTTTTCCGAGCCGCTGGCCCGGATTGCTGAACAATACCTGCGCAAAGGGTCCAAGGTCTATATCGAAGGTCAGTTGGAAACCCGCAAGTGGCAGGATCAATCCGGTCAGGACCGCTATTCTACCGAAGTCGTTCTGCGCCCCTACCGGGGTGAGCTGACCCTTCTGGACGGCCGTGGTGGTGACCAGAGCGGCGGTGGTGGTTATGGCGGCGGTCAGGGCGGCGGCCAGGGCGGCAGCTATGGCGGAGGCGATAGCGGCGGTTATGGCGCACCCCAGGGTGATCCTTATGGCGGCGGTGGCCAGCAAAGCGCTACGGCGCGTGGCGGCCCGGCCCATAACATCGACGATGACGAGATCCCGTTCTAA
- a CDS encoding lytic transglycosylase domain-containing protein — protein sequence MRTLAFGLALASMTLTSVAQADVFSARNQRNLFKSHTKVLDTRASTQYKNSVRLQPQSVYTPSKWGPLPYAGKYRGQYLDMARKAARRHNVPEDLFLRLVQQESNWNPNAKSHKGALGLAQLMPQTARRLGVDPLDPQENLDGGARYLAKQFRKFKSWRLALAAYNAGPEAVKRYGGVPPYKETKTYVKKIWGS from the coding sequence ATGCGCACACTGGCCTTTGGGTTGGCTCTCGCGTCCATGACGTTGACGTCTGTGGCGCAAGCTGATGTCTTTTCTGCGCGCAATCAGCGTAACCTCTTTAAATCTCATACCAAAGTTCTCGATACACGGGCATCCACCCAATACAAGAATTCGGTGCGGTTGCAGCCGCAGTCGGTGTATACGCCGTCAAAATGGGGGCCTTTGCCCTATGCCGGGAAATATCGTGGGCAATACCTGGATATGGCGCGCAAGGCTGCACGCCGTCACAATGTGCCCGAAGATCTGTTTTTGCGGCTCGTTCAACAGGAATCAAATTGGAACCCGAACGCGAAATCGCACAAAGGGGCCTTGGGCCTGGCCCAATTGATGCCTCAAACCGCACGTCGTCTGGGTGTCGATCCGCTGGACCCGCAGGAAAACCTGGACGGTGGGGCCCGATACCTGGCCAAACAATTCCGCAAGTTCAAATCCTGGCGACTGGCATTGGCGGCGTATAACGCGGGCCCCGAGGCGGTCAAAAGATACGGTGGGGTTCCGCCGTACAAGGAAACCAAGACCTACGTCAAAAAGATCTGGGGCAGCTGA
- a CDS encoding methylamine utilization protein MauG, with protein MAHSLFCLSAVLVSAAVATTGFAGTPLEDLGGALFFDPNLSANRTQACATCHDPSTGFADPRETAAGRAVSLGDDGKSLGDRTAPAIGYVAFTPDFHHDDDGDWVGGFFWDGRAVNLEEQAGGPPLNPIEMGMADKSAVLDRLRENPAYVATLSDIFGSETMQDPVLAYDAMTRAIAAFERTAEFAPFDSKYDRYLRGEYEMTRDEELGRLLFFSEQFTNCNQCHQLKRSQVDPAETFSDYSYHNIGVPENRRARAVNGVATSKVDLGLLENPDVRSGRAAGLFKTPSLRNVAVTAPYMHNGVFEDLRTVVLFYNKYNTVAQARQINPETGTPWRMPEVPHTLSVKELTHGPALEDDRIDALVAFLKTLTDARYEPLLDGS; from the coding sequence ATGGCGCATTCGCTATTCTGTTTGTCGGCGGTTCTGGTATCAGCCGCAGTTGCCACAACCGGTTTTGCCGGGACACCGCTGGAGGACCTGGGCGGAGCGCTGTTTTTTGACCCAAACCTGTCGGCCAATCGCACCCAGGCCTGCGCCACCTGTCATGACCCGTCGACAGGGTTTGCCGATCCGCGGGAAACGGCCGCAGGGCGGGCCGTGTCACTGGGGGATGACGGGAAATCGCTGGGTGACCGGACTGCACCTGCCATCGGCTATGTTGCCTTCACACCCGATTTTCATCACGACGATGATGGCGACTGGGTCGGTGGGTTTTTCTGGGACGGGCGCGCCGTCAATCTAGAAGAACAGGCAGGGGGGCCACCGCTGAATCCGATCGAAATGGGGATGGCGGACAAATCCGCTGTGCTTGATCGGTTGCGCGAAAACCCCGCGTATGTGGCCACGCTGAGCGATATTTTTGGCAGTGAAACCATGCAGGATCCGGTGTTGGCGTATGACGCGATGACACGGGCCATTGCAGCCTTTGAACGCACGGCGGAATTTGCGCCGTTTGACAGCAAATATGACCGGTATCTGCGCGGCGAATACGAGATGACCCGCGACGAAGAATTGGGACGGCTGTTGTTCTTCTCCGAACAGTTCACAAACTGCAACCAATGCCATCAACTGAAGCGCAGCCAGGTGGACCCGGCTGAAACCTTCTCCGATTACAGCTATCACAACATCGGCGTTCCTGAAAACAGGCGTGCGCGTGCCGTCAATGGCGTTGCGACATCCAAGGTCGATTTGGGGCTGCTGGAAAATCCCGACGTCCGGTCGGGCAGGGCGGCGGGGTTGTTCAAGACCCCCAGCCTGCGCAATGTGGCCGTCACGGCACCGTATATGCACAACGGCGTATTCGAAGATCTGCGCACTGTTGTTCTATTCTACAACAAATATAACACCGTGGCGCAAGCACGCCAAATCAACCCGGAAACCGGCACCCCCTGGCGAATGCCTGAGGTGCCACATACCTTGTCTGTCAAGGAACTGACCCATGGTCCCGCGTTGGAAGACGACCGGATCGACGCATTGGTGGCGTTCTTGAAAACCCTGACGGATGCCCGGTACGAACCGCTGCTGGACGGCAGCTGA
- a CDS encoding LuxR C-terminal-related transcriptional regulator: protein MLPEIPPETLSNWQRLVDLVARLADVPASLIMKTDDPRHAVLVTSDHPENPYPVGMEFRLHPKLYCQGVFEQDGELVVEDAACDPVWRGNEDMEHGMSFYIGLPLKWPDGQIFGTICVLDRNRNRRALLFREGLAQFARLVEQDLALLQEVYLRRVLEDKLNQTLGHLEARVGERTRELQEANTALRVLLTSVDEDRKARDEEILTQVRGMVLPYLDKLADHLGQQEPARSYLDLAQRNLTEITSAMSDKLSNAFSVMTPTEIEIAHMVMSGKTTKDIARTLSRETSTIDFHRNNIRRKLGLEGRDRNLRSHLLAIS, encoded by the coding sequence ATGCTGCCAGAGATCCCGCCGGAAACCCTGTCCAACTGGCAGCGTCTTGTGGACCTGGTTGCCCGTCTCGCAGATGTACCTGCCAGCCTGATCATGAAGACGGACGACCCACGTCATGCGGTTCTGGTGACGTCTGATCACCCTGAAAACCCCTATCCTGTGGGGATGGAGTTTCGCCTCCACCCCAAACTGTATTGCCAGGGCGTTTTTGAACAGGACGGGGAATTGGTGGTCGAAGATGCCGCGTGTGACCCAGTCTGGCGGGGGAATGAGGACATGGAACACGGCATGTCCTTTTACATCGGTCTGCCGCTCAAATGGCCAGATGGGCAAATCTTTGGAACGATCTGTGTTCTGGATCGCAACAGGAACCGGCGGGCGCTGTTGTTTCGGGAAGGTCTGGCCCAGTTCGCGCGGCTTGTCGAACAGGATTTGGCTTTGCTACAAGAGGTTTACCTAAGACGGGTGCTGGAGGACAAGCTCAACCAGACCTTGGGACATCTCGAGGCGCGTGTCGGTGAACGAACCCGGGAACTGCAGGAGGCAAACACCGCATTGCGGGTGCTGTTGACCAGTGTCGATGAGGATCGCAAGGCACGGGACGAAGAAATCCTGACTCAGGTTCGGGGTATGGTGTTGCCCTATCTGGACAAGCTGGCCGACCATCTGGGACAGCAGGAACCGGCCCGGAGCTATCTGGATCTGGCACAGCGGAATCTGACTGAAATCACGTCGGCCATGTCCGACAAACTGTCGAATGCGTTTTCGGTCATGACCCCGACGGAAATCGAAATTGCGCATATGGTCATGTCCGGAAAAACCACCAAGGATATTGCCAGAACCCTGTCACGAGAGACCTCTACCATTGATTTTCACCGCAATAATATTCGGCGCAAATTGGGGTTGGAAGGGCGGGATCGGAACCTGCGCAGCCACCTGCTCGCGATTTCGTGA
- a CDS encoding MBL fold metallo-hydrolase encodes MDRKDLKPTLLNGDRDEMAPGLSRRSFFMAAGAAGVGAGANLLGAKPAAAQSQAWLQPGNNNHVIDLQGATGQPSTGAVGIDYFGHCAIKITSPNGATVLFDPWRDDPSGAWGLWFKNEFPQIPVDITMSTHAHFDHDAIDRPSSTMVLDRMVGNFEFADLKITGFADKHACVAPGWYNWTDALAEFGVNACPPDNVGHMDMVVYLVETGGLRTLIWGDNRHNPPQEFYDAIGQVDVLTLPVDGSQHILSYGQGNDIVSKLKPKVIIPTHYLNETTSYTLTTLQDADEWVKSQASYKMLDSASLSLEAGDVAGMNSEFMYFGNHALKG; translated from the coding sequence ATGGATCGCAAGGATCTGAAACCCACGTTGCTGAACGGTGATCGCGACGAAATGGCACCGGGTTTATCCCGCCGCTCGTTCTTTATGGCGGCCGGGGCAGCAGGGGTCGGGGCAGGGGCGAACCTGCTCGGGGCAAAGCCGGCCGCGGCCCAGTCACAGGCCTGGTTGCAGCCAGGCAACAACAATCACGTCATAGACCTGCAGGGGGCGACGGGTCAGCCCAGCACCGGTGCGGTCGGCATCGACTATTTTGGCCATTGCGCGATCAAGATCACGTCGCCAAATGGCGCCACCGTCCTGTTTGATCCGTGGCGCGACGACCCGTCCGGGGCTTGGGGGTTGTGGTTCAAGAACGAATTCCCGCAGATTCCGGTCGATATCACCATGTCGACACATGCCCATTTTGACCATGACGCCATTGATCGGCCCAGCTCGACCATGGTGTTGGATCGGATGGTTGGCAATTTTGAATTCGCTGACCTGAAGATCACCGGGTTTGCCGACAAACACGCCTGTGTGGCACCGGGCTGGTACAATTGGACCGACGCGCTGGCCGAATTCGGCGTCAATGCCTGCCCACCTGACAACGTGGGCCACATGGATATGGTGGTTTATCTGGTGGAAACCGGCGGCCTGCGCACGTTGATCTGGGGCGACAACCGCCACAACCCACCACAGGAGTTCTATGATGCCATCGGCCAGGTTGATGTTCTGACCCTGCCGGTGGATGGGTCGCAACATATCCTCAGCTATGGTCAGGGCAATGACATCGTGTCCAAGCTGAAGCCCAAGGTGATCATCCCGACCCACTATCTGAACGAAACCACCTCTTATACGCTGACCACATTGCAGGACGCGGATGAATGGGTGAAATCCCAGGCCAGTTACAAGATGCTCGATAGCGCGTCGCTGTCGCTGGAGGCCGGGGACGTTGCAGGCATGAACAGCGAATTCATGTATTTCGGCAATCACGCCCTAAAGGGCTGA
- a CDS encoding GNAT family N-acetyltransferase, whose product MTDIQIEICDRMPPKEALNGLLAQYYGLIVQRMRSIGEEIDPNTPKSALAEFWENADDYLPPRGCLVLARDDQGTLIGCGMLKCLDAETGELKRLFVTEAARGTGAGRKLVTARVDAARALGLKRLVVDTLTPSVEMRSMYPKMGFTEVFEPIETTTYLDQPNLRPHLHFFVRDIA is encoded by the coding sequence ATGACTGATATTCAGATTGAGATTTGCGACCGGATGCCCCCAAAGGAGGCGCTGAACGGGCTGTTGGCCCAGTATTACGGTCTGATCGTCCAGCGCATGCGGTCCATAGGGGAAGAAATCGACCCGAACACACCCAAGAGCGCGCTGGCAGAGTTCTGGGAGAATGCCGACGACTATCTACCGCCCCGTGGTTGTCTGGTATTGGCCCGGGATGATCAGGGGACACTAATCGGTTGCGGGATGTTGAAATGCCTGGATGCGGAAACCGGCGAGCTCAAGCGCCTGTTTGTGACCGAAGCCGCCCGGGGCACCGGAGCTGGACGCAAGCTGGTCACTGCCCGGGTTGACGCGGCACGGGCTCTGGGACTCAAGCGGCTGGTGGTCGATACGCTGACCCCAAGTGTGGAGATGCGCAGCATGTATCCCAAAATGGGGTTCACCGAAGTGTTCGAGCCTATCGAAACCACCACTTACCTCGATCAACCCAACCTGCGCCCGCACCTGCATTTCTTTGTCCGCGACATCGCCTGA